In bacterium, the DNA window AGTTTTTTCTTTCCTGTAGGATTTATTCTTTCTCCAATTACAGCCGTGGGAAGACCTTCACCAAATTCTACTTTTCTATTCTTTGAGGTAACGATTGTTGCCATTCTTTCCTTCACAATCTAATGATTTTCCCCCTCTCCCCATGGGGAAGAGGATATAGGTGAGGGGGGAATTGATAATTTCATAAAAAAGGGACTCCGGAGAAAAAGAAATTGTACGTCACCGGAGCCCCTTATGAGGATTAACTTTTGAAAAACTCAGGATGAATTTACATCTTTAAGCTGATTCCTTCTCTTAAGCAGCTTGAACAAGAGTAGGTTTACCCACTGCTGCATTGGTGAGTTCTACACAGACTAAAGCCACAAGCATTCCTAAGGTCAGAGCTACAGCTAAGCCGATAGGACGCTGACCTCCTGTGGCAAAACTACTGGCAACCGTACCGAACATAATCGGGCAAACGTTCAGCCAGGTAGAATTCGCCAGCCAGACCAGATGCATTAGCAGAAATGGCGCACACACCACTAAAACAACTAAATTACCCGTCAGAGGCGGGGAAAGATTCCACCCGGAGAGATTTAACAGCCAGCCTCCAGGAACAAGAAACATATATGCCCAGAAGAATCCCGCAAACATGCTATAGAAAAATTTGGGAAAATCTTCCCTCTTGGCTCCTACGATGAAATATATGGGCATGGCCACAAAAGCTGCCCATACCACATTTTGACTCTCTGGAACAATCAATGGATAAATCATAAGGTAGAGAAAAGTAACAGGACAAAATATAAGGCTCAAAGCAGTCATCCAGGTCTTCATTGTACATTCTTTCATCTAAAAATCACCCCTTTCTAAATTTGATAGATAGTTACTTCTTAGCAAAGATGAATACTACCAAGCCTAAAGCTGCTACAAAGATCCCAAAATAGAGGTTGATAAGGAACATCTCAGCCACACCGAATGGGATTAGCCAGAGACCAGTCTTTTTACCCACAGACATCTACCTCACCTCCTTCAGCTTTTTAGCCAGCTCCGTTTTTTCGAGCTAATCTAACCCTAACCAATTTAACCTTGATTTTAACATACTACTTCTATTTCTGTCAAGTCAAAACTCTACAAGCCTTATTGGTAGTGTAGGGGTTTATGCCCGTAATGGTTTTGGTCGCGTAGGGGCGACCTTTATGGTCGCCCAAAGGCTCGTCCCCGTAAAAATTACGCCCATAAAGGGCTACACTACCCCCCCCTTTTTTTGGAGTCCTCCCGAAAGGGAGGAATAACCCCCGATTTCATCGGGGACTCCATAATTTTTCGAGAAAAACTGCGGAAGCGATTAAGAGTGTCCCTTTGAAGTATTCTATTCTTTAGCCCTTTTTCTTAACAAAAAGTAAGGGAAAAATGATGTCACTGGTACAACAGGGAATCATAACTGCCAAAACCATGTAAATGAACACCATTCCACCAACTGGAATCCACTCCGTTAACCCAAATGAGACCAGATAAAAAATAGAGGCCATACTGCTTATGAGCACATGGGCTGCATGAGAAAATATTGTGCTCCCTAACACAGTAGGCAGAACAAATCCCATAAATATACCAAAGAATAGAAAAGGTAAAACCAGCATTGGATCAGCAAGAATACAGATATGTAAGTGCATTTTAACACCTAAGAGATAGCCGGCAACAAATGGAATGAAAATATCACTGATACCACAAAGGCCTACCGCGCCAACAAAACCGATGGAGACTGCTTTAAGTATTTTCTTATCGTGTCTCCAGAACATTGCAGTAGTTACAGTAGCACTGAAAAGTATATGTAAAGGATGAAAAATATGGAATAAGTTTTGCGAGGCCTGGGGAAATTTTTTCGCCTCAATCAGCACTGTGAGTACTCCCAGTGCCATCATTCCCATAGCTACACTGAAAATTGTATACGGCAGGTGCTGTTGGAGCTCTTTCAAAATATGTCGAAACCGTGTCTTCATTCTATTTCTCTACTATCGTTTTTATTTTGTCCAATTCTTTCTTAATTGTCTTTGTCTTTTTCTTAGGAACCCGGTCAACTATTAATATCCCATCCAGATGGTCGATTTCGTGCTGCAATACACGAGCGAGAAGTCCCACTGCTCCTAACTGAACCTTCTCGCCTTCCCTGGTTAGCCCTTCCACTATCACTTCCTTTGAACGTTTTATTTCCAGACTAATTCCCGGGATACTCAAGCATCCTTCAGACATAGTATCTTTCCCTTGACGCCAGAGAATTTTCGGATTAACCAGGCTAACCAATCCATCTCCCACGTCAGCAACTATCACTCTCTTCAATATTCCTACTTGTGGTGCAGCCAGTCCTAAACCCTTATTCTGATACATCAACTTTGCCATATTGTCTATAAGTTTCTGGATATCTTCATTCATCTCTTTAACTTCTCGAGATTTCCTTCTTAAGACAGAATTGCCATATAGCCTAATTGTTACTGGAATCATTTCCTTTATCTCCTATTTAACAAACTAAACCTATTATACAAATTATTTAAGAACTTTTACAGGGAAACCCACATTTTAAGTTAAGTTGCCTTTTTCTCTTAGTACTACTTTTCAGAATTACATCACCCATTCTACAACCAATATCCTTGGCAATCACAGAACATTTCGCTTTCAATAGAAAAAATATCGGCTTATCCTGCTCTGATAAAGCCTCAAAGTTGCCTTGTCCCTTGCTAATGATCATCCTCGCATGTTCATAAAGTTTAAGAAACTCCTGTGAACAGAGTTCTAAAATTGCGCCGGGCGCATCCGAACCGCTGGATACAATCTCAGCTACTTTCTCTATACCACAGGCACGAGCATCTTCAACCAAAGCATCATTTATCACTGGCTTATCCCTCACCACATAAAAAATTTGCCTTCCACGAGGAGAATCCAATTTTCTAATCTCCTCAATCAAAACTTTATCAAAAACCACTTCCCCTGCATTATCTGCAAGGTAAAGAATCCGGTCCGCCTTATCCAAATCTTCTTTAAAATCTCCGTAATCAAAAATA includes these proteins:
- a CDS encoding DUF1097 domain-containing protein — protein: MKECTMKTWMTALSLIFCPVTFLYLMIYPLIVPESQNVVWAAFVAMPIYFIVGAKREDFPKFFYSMFAGFFWAYMFLVPGGWLLNLSGWNLSPPLTGNLVVLVVCAPFLLMHLVWLANSTWLNVCPIMFGTVASSFATGGQRPIGLAVALTLGMLVALVCVELTNAAVGKPTLVQAA
- the def gene encoding peptide deformylase, which codes for MIPVTIRLYGNSVLRRKSREVKEMNEDIQKLIDNMAKLMYQNKGLGLAAPQVGILKRVIVADVGDGLVSLVNPKILWRQGKDTMSEGCLSIPGISLEIKRSKEVIVEGLTREGEKVQLGAVGLLARVLQHEIDHLDGILIVDRVPKKKTKTIKKELDKIKTIVEK
- a CDS encoding ARMT1-like domain-containing protein; this encodes MKTYLECIPCFFKQALEASKLSKADKMTQKKVLDELSRLIPEIGLNSTPPEMGRVIYQLVSKITGERDPFKEIKEKSNKQSLELYPHLKTKIETSNDRLLTAVRLAIAGNVIDYGVTNHFVIEEEIENCLKGDFAIFDYGDFKEDLDKADRILYLADNAGEVVFDKVLIEEIRKLDSPRGRQIFYVVRDKPVINDALVEDARACGIEKVAEIVSSGSDAPGAILELCSQEFLKLYEHARMIISKGQGNFEALSEQDKPIFFLLKAKCSVIAKDIGCRMGDVILKSSTKRKRQLNLKCGFPCKSS